From one Bradyrhizobium sp. Ash2021 genomic stretch:
- a CDS encoding zinc-binding dehydrogenase, whose amino-acid sequence MRAAIFRNGEIVVDHMPEPKPGIGQVLVKSLACGICGSDLHARKHAHRMVELSRHFPGRKPMDLARDVVFGHEFCCEILDYGPGTTRKLKTGTKVCSLPALLTPEGVQGIGYSNDNVGAYAERMLLSEALLLEVPNGLSAEHAALTEPLAVGVHAVAKANIQGVEVPLVIGCGPVGLAVIAALKISGLHPIIAADYSPARRALAEKLGADIVVDPARSQPYATWAEHAQMSPEEKAARPPLQAMLPALKPALIFECVGIPGLIQQVFEGAPRDARIVVVGVCMENDRSEPMLGIMKELNVQYVLGYTPDEFAASLRLIAEGQVDAASMVTASVSIDGVAKAFADLANPEAHTKIIVEPWR is encoded by the coding sequence ATGCGCGCAGCCATCTTCAGGAACGGCGAGATCGTCGTCGATCACATGCCCGAGCCGAAGCCGGGAATCGGCCAGGTGCTGGTCAAATCGCTGGCCTGCGGCATCTGCGGATCCGACCTGCACGCGCGCAAGCACGCCCACCGCATGGTCGAACTATCCCGGCATTTTCCCGGCCGCAAGCCGATGGATTTGGCGCGCGACGTCGTGTTCGGCCACGAATTCTGCTGCGAGATTCTGGATTATGGTCCGGGCACCACGCGCAAGCTCAAGACCGGCACCAAAGTATGCTCGCTGCCGGCGCTGCTGACGCCGGAAGGCGTGCAGGGCATCGGCTATTCCAATGACAATGTCGGCGCCTATGCCGAGCGCATGCTGCTCAGCGAGGCGCTGCTGCTGGAAGTACCGAACGGGCTTTCGGCCGAACATGCGGCGCTGACCGAGCCGCTTGCGGTGGGCGTGCATGCGGTCGCCAAAGCCAATATTCAGGGCGTCGAGGTGCCGCTGGTGATCGGCTGCGGGCCGGTCGGGCTCGCGGTCATCGCCGCACTCAAGATCAGTGGATTGCACCCGATCATAGCGGCAGATTATTCGCCGGCGCGCCGCGCGCTCGCCGAGAAACTCGGCGCCGATATCGTGGTGGATCCTGCGCGCTCGCAGCCCTATGCCACCTGGGCCGAGCATGCCCAGATGTCACCGGAGGAAAAAGCCGCGCGGCCGCCGCTGCAGGCGATGCTGCCGGCGCTCAAGCCGGCGCTGATTTTCGAATGCGTCGGCATCCCCGGATTGATCCAGCAGGTGTTCGAGGGCGCGCCGCGCGATGCCCGCATCGTCGTGGTCGGCGTCTGCATGGAGAACGATCGCTCCGAGCCGATGCTCGGCATCATGAAGGAGCTCAACGTCCAGTACGTGCTGGGCTATACGCCCGACGAATTCGCCGCTTCGCTGCGCCTGATCGCGGAAGGGCAGGTCGACGCCGCCTCGATGGTGACCGCAAGCGTCAGCATCGACGGCGTCGCAAAAGCGTTCGCCGATCTCGCCAATCCGGAAGCGCACACCAAGATCATCGTCGAGCCGTGGCGGTAG
- a CDS encoding fumarylacetoacetate hydrolase family protein, with protein sequence MITLTTKDLLPDDGTRGTLVGRAWLPRLNGPAVIAVRGDGVFDVTASFATVSALCEQEDPAAALRAFKGERIGDLENLAANTPPDRRDREKPWLLAPLDLQVLKAAGVTFAVSMLERVIEERARGNPASADAIRKEVVRLVGDDFSKLKPGSAEAIRLKQVLIEQNAWSQYLEVGIGPDAEVFTKAPVLSSVGSGMDAGLHPKSTWNNPEPEVVLAVSSRGNIVGAALGNDVNLRDFEGRSALLLSKAKDNNASCAIGPLLRLFDQTFSLHDVRRMDVGLTVQGADGFVLEGHSSISKISRDPTDLVAQTIGPVHQYPDGFALFLGTMFAPVRDRDAPGQGFTHKRDDVVTIAAPQLGKLVNRMRNSDECEPWTFGISALMRNLAKRKVL encoded by the coding sequence ATGATCACACTGACAACAAAAGACCTCCTGCCCGACGACGGCACGCGCGGCACGCTGGTCGGGCGGGCGTGGTTGCCGCGGCTGAACGGGCCCGCGGTGATTGCGGTTCGCGGCGATGGCGTCTTCGATGTCACGGCGAGCTTTGCTACCGTGAGCGCGCTATGCGAGCAGGAAGATCCGGCGGCTGCGTTGCGCGCGTTCAAAGGCGAGCGCATCGGCGATCTCGAAAACCTTGCCGCCAACACGCCGCCCGACCGGCGCGATCGCGAAAAACCCTGGCTGCTCGCGCCGCTCGATCTGCAGGTGCTGAAGGCTGCGGGTGTGACGTTTGCCGTCTCGATGTTGGAGCGGGTGATCGAAGAACGGGCGCGCGGCAATCCTGCTTCCGCGGACGCCATTCGCAAGGAAGTGGTGCGGCTGGTCGGCGACGATTTCTCCAAGCTCAAGCCCGGCTCGGCCGAGGCGATCCGGCTGAAGCAGGTGCTGATCGAGCAAAACGCCTGGAGCCAGTATCTGGAAGTCGGCATCGGTCCCGACGCCGAGGTATTTACAAAAGCGCCGGTACTGTCCTCGGTCGGGTCAGGCATGGACGCCGGCCTGCATCCGAAATCGACCTGGAATAACCCGGAGCCGGAAGTCGTGCTGGCGGTGTCGAGCCGCGGCAACATTGTCGGCGCGGCGCTCGGCAACGACGTCAATTTGCGCGACTTCGAGGGACGCTCGGCGCTCCTATTGTCCAAGGCCAAGGACAACAACGCCTCCTGCGCGATCGGCCCGTTGCTCAGGCTGTTCGACCAGACCTTTTCGCTCCACGACGTCAGAAGGATGGACGTCGGATTGACCGTGCAGGGCGCGGACGGCTTCGTCCTCGAGGGCCATTCCTCGATCAGCAAGATCAGCCGCGATCCGACCGATCTCGTGGCCCAGACCATCGGGCCGGTGCATCAATATCCCGACGGCTTTGCGCTGTTCCTCGGCACCATGTTCGCGCCCGTTAGGGATCGCGACGCGCCGGGCCAGGGCTTCACCCACAAGCGCGACGATGTTGTCACCATCGCAGCGCCTCAGCTCGGCAAGCTCGTCAACCGCATGCGCAACAGCGATGAATGCGAGCCGTGGACGTTCGGTATATCGGCGCTGATGCGGAATCTGGCGAAGCGGAAGGTCCTGTAG
- a CDS encoding pilus assembly protein → MKFAKMLRDQSGTSALEFGLTAPVFFLFIFGVIEVGLLFWTQIGLQHGAEMAARCASINAALCPISNPNAITGYATQQAFGLGLPASTFTYSRPTCGNQVNASYSFQFPGIIPLDPLTLTAQACFPI, encoded by the coding sequence GTGAAGTTCGCGAAAATGTTGAGAGATCAGAGCGGTACGTCGGCGCTTGAATTCGGGTTGACGGCCCCGGTGTTCTTTTTGTTTATTTTCGGCGTGATCGAAGTCGGATTGCTGTTCTGGACCCAGATCGGTCTGCAGCATGGCGCCGAAATGGCCGCGCGATGCGCCAGCATCAACGCTGCACTTTGTCCCATCAGTAATCCGAATGCCATTACCGGCTATGCCACCCAACAGGCGTTCGGTTTAGGTCTGCCTGCCTCGACCTTCACCTACAGCAGGCCGACTTGCGGAAACCAGGTGAACGCGAGCTATTCGTTCCAATTTCCCGGCATCATCCCCCTCGACCCACTAACGCTGACGGCGCAAGCGTGCTTTCCGATATAA
- a CDS encoding TadE/TadG family type IV pilus assembly protein has product MTHISPVYRVRRGASTLRRFFARVAGDQTGAAAIELGLLAPVLTLMMVSMIDIGLGVYRKMQVEDAAQVGVQYAMRNPFDADLISNAVVSATNFSSIAASPAPVKFCGCATGSGINTVSCGTTCPGGALAGTYTTVSAQARYSSLLNYQIVPQNYNFSAQSTARLQ; this is encoded by the coding sequence ATGACGCACATCTCCCCCGTATATCGCGTTCGCCGAGGAGCCAGCACGCTCCGCCGCTTTTTTGCCCGCGTGGCGGGCGATCAAACCGGTGCGGCAGCCATCGAGTTGGGCCTGCTTGCCCCGGTGTTGACGCTCATGATGGTCTCCATGATCGATATCGGCCTGGGCGTCTACCGTAAGATGCAGGTCGAGGACGCCGCCCAGGTCGGCGTCCAATACGCCATGAGAAATCCCTTTGACGCCGACCTGATCTCCAACGCCGTGGTCAGCGCGACGAATTTTTCGTCGATCGCTGCGTCGCCCGCGCCGGTCAAGTTTTGTGGCTGCGCGACGGGTTCCGGCATCAATACTGTAAGCTGCGGTACGACATGTCCGGGAGGAGCGCTGGCCGGAACGTACACCACGGTTTCGGCGCAGGCCAGGTACAGCTCGCTTCTGAACTATCAGATCGTTCCCCAAAACTATAATTTCAGCGCGCAATCGACGGCGAGGTTGCAGTGA